A window of the Ostrea edulis chromosome 1, xbOstEdul1.1, whole genome shotgun sequence genome harbors these coding sequences:
- the LOC125674800 gene encoding fructose-bisphosphate aldolase-like → MPSFPQYLTAEQEIELHRIAKAIVAPGKGILAADESTGTMGKRFAPIGVENSEENRRRYRELLFSADKSVAENISGVILFHETFYQSTKEGIPFVKVLKDKGIIPGIKVDKGVVPLAGTDGESTTQGLDGMSERCAQYKKDGADFAKWRCVLKIGSHTPSYQAMLENANVLARYASICQQNGLVPIVEPEVLCDGDHDLETAQKVTEQVLAFTYKALADHHVFLEGTLLKPNMVTAGQSCTKKYTAEQNGKATVLALSRGVPAAVPGITFLSGGQSEEDSTLNLNAINLCPGPKPWALSFSFGRALQASVLKAWQGKDENLKAAQEQLLTRAKANGLAAVGKYQGGGAGKASGESLFVADHRY, encoded by the exons ATGCCATCCTTTCCACAGTACCTAACTGCTGAGCAGGAGATTGAACTCCACAGAATTGCTAAGGCCATTGTGGCTCCAGGAAAAGGGATTCTGGCAGCTGATGAGTCTACTG GAACGATGGGTAAGAGATTTGCTCCTATTGGAGTAGAGAACTCTGAGGAGAACAGACGGCGATACAGAGAGCTGCTGTTCTCAGCTGACAAGTCTGTCGCAGAAAACATCAGCGGTGTTATTCTGTTCCACGAGACATTCTACCAAAGTACGAAGGAGGGCATTCCATTTGTCAAAGTTTTGAAGGATAAAGGAATCATTCCTGGAATCAAGGTTGACAAAGGAGTTGTCCCCCTTGCAGGCACAGATGGAGAAAGTACCACACAAG GTCTAGATGGTATGTCTGAGCGGTGTGCACAATATAAGAAGGATGGAGCAGATTTTGCCAAGTGGAGATGTGTTCTCAAGATTGGCTCCCACACGCCATCTTATCAGGCAATGCTGGAGAATGCTAATGTCCTGGCCCGGTATGCTAGTATCTGTcaacag AACGGTCTGGTTCCAATAGTTGAACCCGAGGTGTTGTGTGATGGAGACCATGATTTAGAAACAGCACAGAAAGTTACAGAACAG GTTCTAGCATTTACTTACAAAGCTCTGGCAGATCACCACGTTTTCCTGGAGGGAACTTTACTGAAGCCCAATATGGTCACTGCGGGTCAGTCTTGTACCAAGAAATACACAGCAGAGCAGAATGGTAAAGCCACGGTGCTGGCTCTAAGTCGGGGGGTACCTGCAGCTGTCCCAG GTATCACCTTCCTGTCGGGTGGGCAATCTGAGGAAGATTCTACCCTCAATCTGAATGCCATAAATCTCTGCCCAGGTCCCAAGCCTTGGGCACTGTCTTTCTCCTTTGGGCGAGCTCTACAGGCCTCAGTGCTGAAGGCCTGGCAAGGCAAGgatgaaaatttgaaagcaGCTCAAGAGCAGCTCCTTACCCGGGCTAAG gCAAATGGTCTGGCTGCGGTGGGTAAATACCAGGGTGGAGGAGCTGGCAAAGCTTCAGGGGAGTCCCTGTTTGTGGCGGATCACCGTTATTAG